One Mytilus trossulus isolate FHL-02 chromosome 5, PNRI_Mtr1.1.1.hap1, whole genome shotgun sequence DNA segment encodes these proteins:
- the LOC134719851 gene encoding whey acidic protein-like — translation MQSIIPVNMLRIIICSLLLSLNIETVSSKTIKRPPTDYVCPEVRCSEDCLRGYTHDINGCNTCDCKSSSFQTEVEKCPKNSKSNIECPAKQSHGCDSDYDCAGGKKCCTFGCTRKCINPKHGPLIYPPA, via the exons ACCTGTAAACATGTTACGGATTATTATATGCAGTTTACTTTTGTCACTAAACATTGAg ACAGTGTCATCTAAAACAA TTAAAAGACCACCAACAGATTATGTCTGCCCCGAAGTTAGATGTAGTGAAGATTGTCTACGGGGATACACACATGATATTAATGGCTGTAATACTTGTGACTGTAAATCTTCAT catttcaaactgaagttgaaaaatgtccaaaaaattcTAAATCAAATATAGAATGTCCCGCTAAGCAAAGTCATGGTTGTGATTCTGACTACGACTGCGCGGGAGGAAAGAAGTGTTGCACGTTCGGATGCACTAGGAAGTGCATTAATCCAAAGCATGGACCGTTGATATATCCACCGGCGTGA